From a single Arachis hypogaea cultivar Tifrunner chromosome 3, arahy.Tifrunner.gnm2.J5K5, whole genome shotgun sequence genomic region:
- the LOC112790235 gene encoding putative E3 ubiquitin-protein ligase LIN-1 isoform X1, with protein sequence MTTTTTTTSSSHILRHTSDFISGVLSQSELRRHLAATLHRETTSLCSQTTLRQLSLASDTIENAISSSSTSIRTSSLTLAEKLLLPLSKLPLSSFLLSLLLFLWNRHVDSAVLLLQIFHSNPSLVRSEIAPVLYDHLFSLHLLPVFRWFDEHRTRILSESSSDASDYSITEGSVVLPCTKLLSRMSEDQASKLRELEREYQEAIDQNCRVVAVYFKEVLTSKSSEASISPPLLTLKSTEDVDGGKNKEEIQESQMSVLENGRYNPIWSERETSIEFLSSTSSSKSSHINYYPQRVSPRILKRQKSSKDSAPVYMKSTSENRPSLDGNLSSSSDSEAESEDDDKNVALLEPRQSQSHEQMQPNLKEFRGSPEYHMAEYDNPPPGTAKNMPPKDFVCPITSNIFDDPVTLETGQTYERKAIEEWFKTGNSTCPITRQKLQNTQLPKTNYVLKRLIASWKEHNPNSVPPPCESPYEESKAVTKTIKVSTLPKDVVKQATVDGIISELRHAINNLYMSDILEESEMAVLHIEKLWREVNLGVDIHSMLSKPPIINGFMEILFNSVQPRVLRAAVFLLAETGSRDHSVIQTLTRVDTDVECIMALFKKGLTEAVVLLYLLKPSTTSLAEMATPESLLAAFNKEEENLVPMCLKPKTAALLLFAQVIGSSEERIALSAAKCVFSEKAIGNIVASLEAEWAEERIAAVEILLRCMQEDGTCRNTIAEKADLSPILESFTGATDVECLKIVQFFSELIKLNRRTLNEQILRFIKEEGPFSTMHTLLICLQTGLQDQCPVMAGLLLQLDLLVEPRKMSIYREEAIDTLISCLRNTDFPAAQLAAAHTIMSLQGRFDFSGKSLTREVLLKRAGVDRSPGYLEQVLQINSFYPETEITPEEEKAADDWERKIASVLVSHEFGIVFEALADGINSRNPELRSACFISATWLVYMLTILPDTGVQGAARVCLLKQFITKLNSAKDIHDRVLSMIALNSFLHFPDGFHDLTSYTKDILKGLRELKRISPLTSEILKVLVEENESKSDIWIHKELIRVDCSENGEVLSLIFFRNKLFSGHSDGTIKVWMVKDTSFHLLQEIQEHLKPVTSLVISESGDRLYSGSLDRTAKVWSVGKAAIHCVQVHDMKEQIHNLIVTDSISCFTAQGAGVKVQSWNGESKVLNSNKYVKCLAHVHGRLYCGCHDSSVQEINLDTGNVSTIQSGSKKLLGKAYPIHALQLHGELIYAAGSSLDGSVIKMWDNSSYRLVGSLQTGLEVRAMAVSSELIYLGGKGVAVEIWDKTKHNKLDTLQTATNSRVLCMSLDRNEEILVIGTSDGQIQVSFSSIKKPLALVLIFFFLVLLTSILY encoded by the exons ATgaccaccacaaccaccaccacttccTCGTCTCATATTCTCCGCCACACCTCCGACTTCATTTCCGGCGTCCTTTCTCAATCGGAGCTCCGGCGACATCTCGCCGCGACCCTCCACCGCGAGACCACATCACTCTGCAGCCAAACAACCCTCAGACAGCTCAGCCTCGCCTCCGACACCATTGAAAACGCCATCTCCTCCTCCAGCACCTCCATCCGAACCTCTTCCCTCACCCTCGCCGAGAAGCTCCTCCTCCCTCTCTCCAAACTCCCCCTCTCCTccttcctcctctctctcctcctattcctctgGAACCGCCACGTGGATTCCGCCGTACTCCTCCTCCAAATCTTCCACTCCAATCCATCCCTGGTCAGATCCGAAATCGCTCCGGTTCTCTACGATCACCTCTTCTCCCTCCACCTGCTCCCTGTTTTCCGGTGGTTCGATGAGCACAGAACGCGGATTTTGTCCGAATCGAGCAGTGATGCGAGTGATTATTCAATTACGGAGGGGTCAGTGGTGCTGCCGTGCACCAAATTGTTGTCGAGGATGAGTGAGGATCAGGCTTCGAAGCTGAGGGAGTTGGAGAGAGAGTACCAGGAGGCTATCGACCAAAATTGCAGGGTTGTTGCTGTGTATTTCAAGGAGGTTTTGACCAGTAAAAGCAGTGAAGCGTCGATTAGTCCACCGCTGTTGACTCTGAAGAGCACGGAAGATGTTGACGGAGGGAAGAACAAAGAGGAGATTCAAGAATCCCAAATGTCTGTGTTGGAGAATGGACGGTATAAT CCAATATGGTCCGAAAGGGAGACATCTATTGAATTCTTGAGCAGCACCTCCAGCAGCAAATCTTCACATATAAATTATTATCCTCAAAGAGTCTCTCCCAGAATCCTCAAACGCCAAAAATCTTCGAAAGATTCAGCACCAGTCTATATGAAATCAACAAGTGAAAATAGACCTTCTTTGGATGGGAATCTGTCTTCTTCTTCGGATTCCGAAGCAGAAAGTGAG GATGACGACAAAAATGTGGCATTGTTGGAGCCTCGACAAAGCCAGTCCCATGAACAAATGCAACCTAACTTGAAAGAATTCAGAGG CTCCCCAGAGTATCATATGGCAGAGTATGATAATCCGCCGCCTGGAACTGCAAAAAATATGCCTCCTAAGGACTTTGTCTGTCCGATAACTAGTAACATATTTGATGATCCTGTGACTCTTGAGACAGGACAAACATACGAACGTAAAGCTATCGAGGAATGGTTCAAAACTGGCAACTCAACTTGTCCAATCACTCGCCAGAAGCTGCAAAACACGCAGTTACCTAAGACAAACTATGTGCTCAAACGACTAATTGCAAGCTGGAAAGAACACAACCCTAATTCAGTTCCACCGCCATGTGAGAGTCCATATGAAGAAAGCAAGGCAGTAACGAAGACAATAAAGGTTTCAACTCTGCCTAAAGATGTCGTAAAACAAGCCACGGTGGATGGGATCATTAGTGAGTTGCGCCATGCAATCAATAATCTCTATATGTCAGATATTCTTGAAGAATCTGAAATGGCTGTGCTTCATATTGAGAAGCTTTGGAGAGAAGTGAATTTAGGAGTGGATATCCATAGCATGCTATCAAAACCTCCAATAATTAATGGGTTTATGGAGATCCTTTTCAATTCTGTTCAGCCCCGGGTGCTACGAGCAGCAGTGTTCCTTCTGGCCGAAACCGGTTCTAGAGACCACTCTGTTATTCAGACGCTTACGCGTGTGGACACTGACGTAGAATGTATCATGGCACTTTTCAAGAAAGGGTTGACAGAAGCTGTTGTGCTGCTGTATCTGCTAAAACCTTCCACTACAAGTCTTGCTGAGATGGCCACACCAGAATCTCTCCTAGCAGCATTCAATAAGGAAGAGGAAAACTTGGTTCCAATGTGTCTGAAGCCCAAAACAGCTGCCTTGCTTTTATTCGCACAGGTTATTGGAAGTAGTGAAGAAAGAATTGCGTTGTCAGCTGCCAAGTGTGTTTTCTCTGAAAAAGCAATCGGAAATATTGTCGCCAGTTTAGAAGCTGAGTGGGCAGAGGAGAGGATTGCTGCAGTGGAGATCTTATTAAGATGCATGCAAGAGGATGGGACTTGCCGGAACACCATTGCTGAAAAGGCAGACTTGTCTCCTATTTTGGAAAGTTTCACTGGTGCAACTGATGTAGAGTGTTTAAAAATTGTCCAATTTTTCTCTGAATTAATAAAGTTAAATAG GAGGACATTGAATGAACAAATCCTCCGCTTTATAAAGGAAGAAGGACCTTTTAGTACAATGCATACACTGCTCATTTGTCTGCAGACAGGCCTTCAAGACCAATGTCCTGTCATGGCCGGCCTTTTACTCCAACTTGATCTTCTG GTAGAGCCAAGAAAGATGAGCATATACCGTGAAGAGGCAATAGATACTCTCATTTCATGCCTGAGAAACACAGATTTCCCTGCTGCTCAATTAGCAGCTGCTCATACAATCATGTCACTTCAAGGGAGGTTTGACTTCTCTGGAAAGTCTCTTACCAGAGAAGTCCTTCTTAAACGTGCAGGTGTTGACAGAAGTCCTGGATATCTTGAACAGGTGCTCCAGATCAACAGCTTCTACCCAGAAACTGAAATAACTCCT GAAGAAGAGAAAGCAGCGGATGATTGGGAAAGAAAAATTGCATCTGTTCTAGTCAGCCACGAGTTTGGTATAGTTTTCGAGGCTTTAGCAGATGGCATAAATAGCCGAAATCCAGAACTACGGTCAGCATGCTTTATATCAGCTACGTGGCTCGTATACATGTTGACCATTCTACCGGACACAGGGGTACAAGGAGCAGCGCGTGTCTGCTTGCTGAAACAGTTCATAACAAAACTAAATTCTGCTAAGGACATTCATGATAGAGTCCTTTCTATGATTGCTCTAAATAGTTTTCTCCATTTCCCTG ATGGCTTTCACGATCTAACTTCCTACACTAAGGATATCTTAAAAGGTTTGAGAGAGCTTAAGAGAATCTCTCCATTGACATCTGAAATTCTTAAAGTTCTGGTTGAAGAGAATGAATCTAAAAGT GACATATGGATACATAAAGAGCTGATTCGAGTAGATTGCAGTGAGAATGGGGAAGTGCTGTCTCTCATTTTTTTCAGGAATAAATTATTTTCGGGCCACTCTGATGGAACTATTAAG GTTTGGATGGTAAAGGATACTTCATTCCATCTCTTGCAAGAGATCCAAGAACATCTTAAGCCTGTAACAAGTTTGGTGATTTCAGAATCTGGTGACAGACTATACAGCGGTTCACTTGATCGAACTGCAAAG GTTTGGTCTGTTGGAAAGGCAGCAATACATTGTGTACAGGTTCATGATATGAAGGAGCAGATTCATAATTTAATTGTAACTGACAGCATATCTTGTTTCACTGCACAGGGCGCTGGTGTCAAG GTTCAATCATGGAATGGAGAATCAAAAGTgttaaattctaataaatacGTTAAGTGCTTGGCTCATGTTCATGGGCGATTATACTGCGGCTGCCACGATAGCAGTGTTCAGGAGATAAATCTGGACACCGGAAACGTCAGTACTATTCAAAGTGGTTCTAAAAAACTACTTGGCAAAGCCTATCCTATTCATGCACTGCAACTTCATGGTGAACTTATATATGCAGCTGGGTCTTCCTTAGATGGATCTGTTATAAAG ATGTGGGACAATTCTAGTTATAGATTGGTGGGATCTCTGCAAACCGGATTGGAAGTGCGGGCTATGGCTGTGAGCTCAGAATTAATTTACTTGGGGGGCAAGGGAGTAGCTGTGGAAATCTGGGATAAGACGAAACACAACAAACTTGACACATTACAAACGGCCACAAACAGTAGGGTTCTTTGCATGTCTCTAGACAGGAATGAAGAAATTTTGGTAATTGGAACTTCTGATGGCCAAATTCAGGTAAGTTTTTCTTCAATAAAGAAGCCTCTTGCATTAgtgttaatctttttttttttggtattactAACATCAATCTtatattga
- the LOC112790235 gene encoding putative E3 ubiquitin-protein ligase LIN-1 isoform X7 gives MTTTTTTTSSSHILRHTSDFISGVLSQSELRRHLAATLHRETTSLCSQTTLRQLSLASDTIENAISSSSTSIRTSSLTLAEKLLLPLSKLPLSSFLLSLLLFLWNRHVDSAVLLLQIFHSNPSLVRSEIAPVLYDHLFSLHLLPVFRWFDEHRTRILSESSSDASDYSITEGSVVLPCTKLLSRMSEDQASKLRELEREYQEAIDQNCRVVAVYFKEVLTSKSSEASISPPLLTLKSTEDVDGGKNKEEIQESQMSVLENGRYNPIWSERETSIEFLSSTSSSKSSHINYYPQRVSPRILKRQKSSKDSAPVYMKSTSENRPSLDGNLSSSSDSEAESEDDDKNVALLEPRQSQSHEQMQPNLKEFRGSPEYHMAEYDNPPPGTAKNMPPKDFVCPITSNIFDDPVTLETGQTYERKAIEEWFKTGNSTCPITRQKLQNTQLPKTNYVLKRLIASWKEHNPNSVPPPCESPYEESKAVTKTIKVSTLPKDVVKQATVDGIISELRHAINNLYMSDILEESEMAVLHIEKLWREVNLGVDIHSMLSKPPIINGFMEILFNSVQPRVLRAAVFLLAETGSRDHSVIQTLTRVDTDVECIMALFKKGLTEAVVLLYLLKPSTTSLAEMATPESLLAAFNKEEENLVPMCLKPKTAALLLFAQVIGSSEERIALSAAKCVFSEKAIGNIVASLEAEWAEERIAAVEILLRCMQEDGTCRNTIAEKADLSPILESFTGATDVECLKIVQFFSELIKLNRRTLNEQILRFIKEEGPFSTMHTLLICLQTGLQDQCPVMAGLLLQLDLLVEPRKMSIYREEAIDTLISCLRNTDFPAAQLAAAHTIMSLQGRFDFSGKSLTREVLLKRAGVDRSPGYLEQEEEKAADDWERKIASVLVSHEFGIVFEALADGINSRNPELRSACFISATWLVYMLTILPDTGVQGAARVCLLKQFITKLNSAKDIHDRVLSMIALNSFLHFPDGFHDLTSYTKDILKGLRELKRISPLTSEILKVLVEENESKSDIWIHKELIRVDCSENGEVLSLIFFRNKLFSGHSDGTIKVWMVKDTSFHLLQEIQEHLKPVTSLVISESGDRLYSGSLDRTAKVWSVGKAAIHCVQVHDMKEQIHNLIVTDSISCFTAQGAGVKVQSWNGESKVLNSNKYVKCLAHVHGRLYCGCHDSSVQEINLDTGNVSTIQSGSKKLLGKAYPIHALQLHGELIYAAGSSLDGSVIKMWDNSSYRLVGSLQTGLEVRAMAVSSELIYLGGKGVAVEIWDKTKHNKLDTLQTATNSRVLCMSLDRNEEILVIGTSDGQIQ, from the exons ATgaccaccacaaccaccaccacttccTCGTCTCATATTCTCCGCCACACCTCCGACTTCATTTCCGGCGTCCTTTCTCAATCGGAGCTCCGGCGACATCTCGCCGCGACCCTCCACCGCGAGACCACATCACTCTGCAGCCAAACAACCCTCAGACAGCTCAGCCTCGCCTCCGACACCATTGAAAACGCCATCTCCTCCTCCAGCACCTCCATCCGAACCTCTTCCCTCACCCTCGCCGAGAAGCTCCTCCTCCCTCTCTCCAAACTCCCCCTCTCCTccttcctcctctctctcctcctattcctctgGAACCGCCACGTGGATTCCGCCGTACTCCTCCTCCAAATCTTCCACTCCAATCCATCCCTGGTCAGATCCGAAATCGCTCCGGTTCTCTACGATCACCTCTTCTCCCTCCACCTGCTCCCTGTTTTCCGGTGGTTCGATGAGCACAGAACGCGGATTTTGTCCGAATCGAGCAGTGATGCGAGTGATTATTCAATTACGGAGGGGTCAGTGGTGCTGCCGTGCACCAAATTGTTGTCGAGGATGAGTGAGGATCAGGCTTCGAAGCTGAGGGAGTTGGAGAGAGAGTACCAGGAGGCTATCGACCAAAATTGCAGGGTTGTTGCTGTGTATTTCAAGGAGGTTTTGACCAGTAAAAGCAGTGAAGCGTCGATTAGTCCACCGCTGTTGACTCTGAAGAGCACGGAAGATGTTGACGGAGGGAAGAACAAAGAGGAGATTCAAGAATCCCAAATGTCTGTGTTGGAGAATGGACGGTATAAT CCAATATGGTCCGAAAGGGAGACATCTATTGAATTCTTGAGCAGCACCTCCAGCAGCAAATCTTCACATATAAATTATTATCCTCAAAGAGTCTCTCCCAGAATCCTCAAACGCCAAAAATCTTCGAAAGATTCAGCACCAGTCTATATGAAATCAACAAGTGAAAATAGACCTTCTTTGGATGGGAATCTGTCTTCTTCTTCGGATTCCGAAGCAGAAAGTGAG GATGACGACAAAAATGTGGCATTGTTGGAGCCTCGACAAAGCCAGTCCCATGAACAAATGCAACCTAACTTGAAAGAATTCAGAGG CTCCCCAGAGTATCATATGGCAGAGTATGATAATCCGCCGCCTGGAACTGCAAAAAATATGCCTCCTAAGGACTTTGTCTGTCCGATAACTAGTAACATATTTGATGATCCTGTGACTCTTGAGACAGGACAAACATACGAACGTAAAGCTATCGAGGAATGGTTCAAAACTGGCAACTCAACTTGTCCAATCACTCGCCAGAAGCTGCAAAACACGCAGTTACCTAAGACAAACTATGTGCTCAAACGACTAATTGCAAGCTGGAAAGAACACAACCCTAATTCAGTTCCACCGCCATGTGAGAGTCCATATGAAGAAAGCAAGGCAGTAACGAAGACAATAAAGGTTTCAACTCTGCCTAAAGATGTCGTAAAACAAGCCACGGTGGATGGGATCATTAGTGAGTTGCGCCATGCAATCAATAATCTCTATATGTCAGATATTCTTGAAGAATCTGAAATGGCTGTGCTTCATATTGAGAAGCTTTGGAGAGAAGTGAATTTAGGAGTGGATATCCATAGCATGCTATCAAAACCTCCAATAATTAATGGGTTTATGGAGATCCTTTTCAATTCTGTTCAGCCCCGGGTGCTACGAGCAGCAGTGTTCCTTCTGGCCGAAACCGGTTCTAGAGACCACTCTGTTATTCAGACGCTTACGCGTGTGGACACTGACGTAGAATGTATCATGGCACTTTTCAAGAAAGGGTTGACAGAAGCTGTTGTGCTGCTGTATCTGCTAAAACCTTCCACTACAAGTCTTGCTGAGATGGCCACACCAGAATCTCTCCTAGCAGCATTCAATAAGGAAGAGGAAAACTTGGTTCCAATGTGTCTGAAGCCCAAAACAGCTGCCTTGCTTTTATTCGCACAGGTTATTGGAAGTAGTGAAGAAAGAATTGCGTTGTCAGCTGCCAAGTGTGTTTTCTCTGAAAAAGCAATCGGAAATATTGTCGCCAGTTTAGAAGCTGAGTGGGCAGAGGAGAGGATTGCTGCAGTGGAGATCTTATTAAGATGCATGCAAGAGGATGGGACTTGCCGGAACACCATTGCTGAAAAGGCAGACTTGTCTCCTATTTTGGAAAGTTTCACTGGTGCAACTGATGTAGAGTGTTTAAAAATTGTCCAATTTTTCTCTGAATTAATAAAGTTAAATAG GAGGACATTGAATGAACAAATCCTCCGCTTTATAAAGGAAGAAGGACCTTTTAGTACAATGCATACACTGCTCATTTGTCTGCAGACAGGCCTTCAAGACCAATGTCCTGTCATGGCCGGCCTTTTACTCCAACTTGATCTTCTG GTAGAGCCAAGAAAGATGAGCATATACCGTGAAGAGGCAATAGATACTCTCATTTCATGCCTGAGAAACACAGATTTCCCTGCTGCTCAATTAGCAGCTGCTCATACAATCATGTCACTTCAAGGGAGGTTTGACTTCTCTGGAAAGTCTCTTACCAGAGAAGTCCTTCTTAAACGTGCAGGTGTTGACAGAAGTCCTGGATATCTTGAACAG GAAGAAGAGAAAGCAGCGGATGATTGGGAAAGAAAAATTGCATCTGTTCTAGTCAGCCACGAGTTTGGTATAGTTTTCGAGGCTTTAGCAGATGGCATAAATAGCCGAAATCCAGAACTACGGTCAGCATGCTTTATATCAGCTACGTGGCTCGTATACATGTTGACCATTCTACCGGACACAGGGGTACAAGGAGCAGCGCGTGTCTGCTTGCTGAAACAGTTCATAACAAAACTAAATTCTGCTAAGGACATTCATGATAGAGTCCTTTCTATGATTGCTCTAAATAGTTTTCTCCATTTCCCTG ATGGCTTTCACGATCTAACTTCCTACACTAAGGATATCTTAAAAGGTTTGAGAGAGCTTAAGAGAATCTCTCCATTGACATCTGAAATTCTTAAAGTTCTGGTTGAAGAGAATGAATCTAAAAGT GACATATGGATACATAAAGAGCTGATTCGAGTAGATTGCAGTGAGAATGGGGAAGTGCTGTCTCTCATTTTTTTCAGGAATAAATTATTTTCGGGCCACTCTGATGGAACTATTAAG GTTTGGATGGTAAAGGATACTTCATTCCATCTCTTGCAAGAGATCCAAGAACATCTTAAGCCTGTAACAAGTTTGGTGATTTCAGAATCTGGTGACAGACTATACAGCGGTTCACTTGATCGAACTGCAAAG GTTTGGTCTGTTGGAAAGGCAGCAATACATTGTGTACAGGTTCATGATATGAAGGAGCAGATTCATAATTTAATTGTAACTGACAGCATATCTTGTTTCACTGCACAGGGCGCTGGTGTCAAG GTTCAATCATGGAATGGAGAATCAAAAGTgttaaattctaataaatacGTTAAGTGCTTGGCTCATGTTCATGGGCGATTATACTGCGGCTGCCACGATAGCAGTGTTCAGGAGATAAATCTGGACACCGGAAACGTCAGTACTATTCAAAGTGGTTCTAAAAAACTACTTGGCAAAGCCTATCCTATTCATGCACTGCAACTTCATGGTGAACTTATATATGCAGCTGGGTCTTCCTTAGATGGATCTGTTATAAAG ATGTGGGACAATTCTAGTTATAGATTGGTGGGATCTCTGCAAACCGGATTGGAAGTGCGGGCTATGGCTGTGAGCTCAGAATTAATTTACTTGGGGGGCAAGGGAGTAGCTGTGGAAATCTGGGATAAGACGAAACACAACAAACTTGACACATTACAAACGGCCACAAACAGTAGGGTTCTTTGCATGTCTCTAGACAGGAATGAAGAAATTTTGGTAATTGGAACTTCTGATGGCCAAATTCAG TAG